Proteins encoded together in one Lathyrus oleraceus cultivar Zhongwan6 chromosome 5, CAAS_Psat_ZW6_1.0, whole genome shotgun sequence window:
- the LOC127078909 gene encoding uncharacterized protein LOC127078909 codes for MFDFPNEDIIFIRDCNIPGPDKGPELGSRWKIVFDDAYSARGYGIRAIVTSPTSFHLPFTARLCFDCTNNMVEYEACIYDIEATIDLRIKILEVYGDSALVIRQVKGDWETQDSKLFPYIEHIMKLFSYFDEITFHHIPREENQLADALATLESMFKVKWRNEAPAICIDLLDEPAHCLVNEAESNDKPWFYDIKRYLEK; via the coding sequence ATGTTTGACTTTCCAAATGAGGACATCATATTTATCAGAGATTGCAATATTCCAGGCCCCGATaaaggacccgaactaggatcaCGATGGAAGATCGTGTTCGATGATGCTTATAGTGCTCGAGGTTATGGAATAAGAGCAATTGTCACTTCTCCAACTAGTTTTCATCTTCCATTCACCGCAAGATTATGCTTTGACTGCACCAATAATATGGTAGAATATGAGGCATGTATCTACGATATTGAAGCAaccattgatttgagaattaagatTCTTGAAGTATATGGAGACTCCGCTCTGGTAATCAGACAGGTTAAAGGAGATTGGGAGACTCAGGATAGTAAGTTGTTTCCTTACATAGAGCATATCATGAAGTTGTTTTCCTATTTTGATGAAATCACTTTTCATCATATCCCAAGGGAAGAGAATCAGCTAGCAGATGCTCTAGCCACCCTGGAATCCATGTTTAAAGTCAAATGGAGGAATGAAGCACCTGCTATTTGCATTGACCTCTTGGATGAACCAGCACATTGTCTAGTAAATGAGGCAGAATCTAACGATAAAccttggttctatgacataaAAAGATATCTGGAAAAATAA